In the Paenibacillus sp. FSL R7-0337 genome, TCGAGCAGTACCCCGAACTTGATTTACGGGATGCTGCATTTACGCTTCAGACGGGGAGGAAGCAGTTCCTGAACCGGAGAATAGTGGTCTGCACGAATGCTCAAGAGGCCATCGACAGACTGAAGCGTCCGGAAGCTTCCAATACAAAGCTTTGCAGCGGCAAGAAAAAGATCGTATTTATGTTTCCGGGACAGGGCTCTCAATATGTGGAAATGGGCAAAGGCCTCTATGAAACTGAGCCGGTCTTCCGGGAGGAGCTGGACCAATGCTTCAACATTTTGCAGCAGCTTGGGCATGTCAATATACATGAAGTGCTGTATCCGGTTGAACATACGGACTCAGCCGATCAGCAGATTAGGAGAACAGATATTGTTCAGCCGCTGTTGTTCAGCTTTGAATATGCGCTGGCAAAGCTGCTGATGCATTGGGGGATCAGACCCGACGCAATGATTGGCCATAGTATAGGTGAATATACTGCTGCAGCGTTGTCCGGTGTGTTTACCCTGAAGGATGCTCTGAGCCTGGTCGTTCAACGCGGCCGTTTGATGCAGCGTCTTCCAGCCGGACAGATGTTAAGCGTGCCATTATCTGAAAGTGAGCTGCGCCCATTGCTCGGTACGGCACTATCCCTGGCCGCCGTTAACTCGCCGGGGCATTGCGTGGTTTCCGGCAGTGAGGAAGCTATTGCAGAGCTGAGACAGCAGTTGAAGATGCGAGGCTGCGACTCGGGACTTTTACATACGTCCCATGCATTTCATTCTTCAATGATGGAGCCGATTCTGGCTGATTTCGAAGGTTATGTCGGTCAGACTTCGATTCACGATCCGGTAATTCCATTTATATCTAACCTGACTGGCAACTGGATTACCGCACAAGAATGTACCGACTCCTCCTATTGGAGCAGCCATTTGCGCAATACTGTAAGGTTCGCCGACGGAATAGGGACGATTCTGCAAGAGGGAGAGAGCCTATTCATCGAGGTGGGCCCTGGAAACGTGCTCAGCACATTCTGCAGAAAGCAAATACACAATGACCAGTATAGTCTGGTCAATATGGTGAAGCATCCATATGAATCGGCACCTGACCGGCAGGTGATGCTTGAGGCACTGGGACGGATGTGGCTCAGCGGCGTGAATATCAACTGGAAGCAGCTTTACGCATCCCGTACAGGTAAGAAAATATCGTTGCCGACATATCCATTTGAGCGTCAGCGTTATTGGCTCGAAGGCTCGCCTCTGGAGCTGCTGGGCCGGCAGAAGACAGTGGGTTCACAAACAGTGAACGGAGAGGCAATGGGGAGCAGTACCCCGGCGGAGCCGGGGACCGCTCAGAAGCTGGAGTTTTCTGAATGGTTTCATGTTCCATTCTGGGAAAGAGCCGCACCTCTTCAGGGGCGGCAGCCCCTTGTGGATCGTCGGGCTATTCTTGTTTTTGGAGATGTAAATACTTCTTTGTACGTCAACCTGTCAGCTCGGCTGGAAGCTGAAGGCTGCCTGGTGATTGGCGTTGACCGGGGGGCTCAGTTTACCGCCTGTACAGATAACCGGTTTCTGATTAATCCAGAGTGCTACGAGGATTATAAGGCACTGTTCGGACAGCTTAACCGAGAAGGAATTTATCCTGTTCAAATGATTCACCTATGGAATACGGGAAATGAGTTCTCTGAAACTTTCCCTGGAGAAATCAGCCATGTGATAAATACGGGGTTCTATAGTCTAATCCATATTGCCAAGGCATTTGATGAAGAAGGGTCAGGGACGAAGACGGAGCTTATGATTATAACCAGCGGCATGTGTGAAGTCAGTGGGGAGTGCTTGCCGCGTCCTGATCGTTCCCTGGTAATGGGTCCTTTCGGGGTTATTCCGCTTGAATACCCCAATATCAGCTGCCGTATTATTGATATCCAGACATCCGGTCTCAAGAAATGGACACGAACAAGGCTGGAGGATCTACTGGCCGCTGAAATTCTAAGTACTGACGGCAGAAATGTAATGGTGGCCTTAAGAGGAACAGAACGCTGGATCAGGGCCTTCAAGCCATATACGGCTGAACCCGCTGAATTTGGAGGACGCTTACGCCCTGGCGGCGTATATCTGATCACAGGTGGCTTAGGCGGAGTTGGGTTATTGCTTGCCGAGTACATCAGCCGCAGCGTGAACGCCAAGATCGTTCTGCTGGGGCGTACTGAGCTTCCTCCCAGAGATAAGTGGGAGGAGTGGGTTAGCTTAAATGGGCCGGATCACAAAATCAGTCAAGCGATCCTCCGGCTCAAGGGTCTCGAACAATCCGGCTCAGAAATCAGTCTGTGGACAGCGGATGTTGCTGACAGAACCCGGATGGTTGAAGTCGTTGAGCAGATTCAGGAGCGTTTGGGTTCCATTAATGGAATTATTCATGCTGCAGGTATTGCTGATGGAGGAACAATCAGGCAAAGAACCTCACAATTATCGGAGGAGGTATTTGCTGCGAAGGTAAGGGGAACACTCGTCCTTGATTCGGTGGTTGATGTCAGAGAGCTGGATTTTATTGTGTTATGCTCCTCCCTCGCTTCTGTGATTCCTGCTGTCGGAGATGTTGCTTACAGCGCAGCCAACGCATTCCTGGATGCATATGCGAATTACAAAAGCCAAAAAGACGGCGTATTCACTGTAAGTATCAATTGGGACGGTATTAAGGAAGTGGGTATGACTGTTGAAACGGCCAAGCGTATTGCACAGAACTTAGAGATTCAGGACTACCGCATTCTGCTCAAGCATGATGAAAATACTCTGGAACCGCAGGAGGTGCCGCAGGTATTCGCGCGTTTATTGGGAGCTTCGGCATTGAACGTCATGGTGTCTACTACTGCTCTTGCACCAAGGATAGTCAGACCAAGCACTCCAAAGACCGAAGTGGCTATTGAAGCTTCTGCGGACGTTGCTGATTACAATGCTGAGACCAGTGCGTGGGGCAAGGAAGTCGGAAGGACCATTGCTGGAATTTTTCAGGAAAAGCTTGGGGTAACCAGTATTCGCCTTGAGGATGATTACTTCGCGTTGGGTGTAGATTCGCTGGCATTGGTGCAGATTTATTCAGTCATTCACAATATATATCCCGGGAAGCTTAATGTGCATCATCTGTTTGATTGTAAAACGATAAATGGTTTGGTTGACATCATTACAGGGGACGAAGCCGGGAATAAGACGGCAGCGCTGGAAGAGGCCATTAATATTATAGAATTCTGAGGTGCATTCAAATGAGAATATGCGGTCTGAAGCTAACCCATGATGGCGCTGTAGCTGTCATAGAGGATAACAAGCTTGTTTTTTGCACGGAAATGGAGAAAATAGATAATCAAAAACGTTTTACAGGAATAGAGGATACCAGCTTAATCTCTGATCTTCTTCAACAGGAAGGAATGGAGGTATCATCCATTGATGTGTTTGCGGTGGATGGCTGGGGTGGCGATGATCAGGACTCGCTTGCACTCCAGCCGCGTCTGGAAATTGGGAGGGAGCATAATTTCCTGTCAGCGTACAATGAAGCCGTACCCTATCAGTTGCCCGTTGCACGATATGAAGAGGAGTCTCTGAAGCATGATATTTTGCAGGAATGGAATTTCGCAGGCTTGAAAATTAAGGAGACCAGTGTAGAATACACAAGCTATCTTCATGTATCCGGCCATGCCGCAAGTGCGTATTGTACGAGCCCCTTTGCTCATAACAAAGAGAGCTCTTACATTTTGATCTGGGATGGGGGGATGTTTCCAAGGCTGTACTTTTTTGATGTTAGCAAAAGAGCCTTTGAGAATCTCGGACCGGTCTTCATGTTCATAGGGAATATCTATACGATCTTCTCCCAGCATTTCGGGCCTTTTAAGGTGAGCGGTAATTTTGCAAAAGATAATCTGAGCGTAGCCGGCAAGGTTATGGCTTATATTGCCCTTGGCCAGACCCGAAGAGAGCTGTTTGACATTTTTGATGACATCTATGCCAATCATTATGATGCTCCAATGGGATTTGCCAATATTTTTGCCAATGAGTTCAAGAAAAGAATTGCCGGCATGGGGTATTCGGATGAAGATATTCTACAATCCTTCCATGTGTATCTGGAGGAGCTGCTGGTATCCAAGCTTGAGAAGAAGATACAGCGGTTCCCAAGAGGCAGCCGGAATTTGTGTTTTGCAGGAGGCTGTGCATTGAATATTAAATGGAACTCTGCATTGCGCAGCAGCGGGATATTCGATGAAATCTTTGTTCCGCCTTTTCCGAATGATTCAGGAAGTGCCATAGGGGTTGCCTGTTTGGCGATGCTCCGGCAAGGCGCACATCCGGCCCTGGAATGGAGTGTTCTCGGTGGACCAATGATCGTTGCTAACGAGCCTGCAGAAGGGTGGAATTCCCGGGAATGTTCAGTTACGGAGCTGGCCAACCTGCTGTATACGACGAAAGAGCCAGTGGTTTTTTTGAATGGCAGAGCGGAATTAGGGCCAAGGGCTCTTGGGAACAGAAGCATTCTTGCCGATCCGACGTCACCGGGCATGAAGGATTTGCTTAATCAGATGAAGCAGCGCGAGTCCTATCGGCCAGTATCACCTATTTGTCTGGAGGAAAAGGCCAAGGTATATTTTGATCCTGGAATCAAAGATCCATATATGCTGTTTGACCATAAGGTGAGACTGCAGTTTCTGGATGCCATACCGGCAATTTGTCATCTGGATCAGACAGCCAGGCTGCAAACAGTGAATGCGGAGATGAACCCCGTCGTTGCCGGACTGTTAAGCGAATATGAGCAGATCAGTGGTTTTCCAATTCTGTGTAACACAAGCGCAAACCTTAACGGCTCGGGTTTTTTCCCGGATGTCTATTCGGCGACGCTATGGAATCAAACCAATTACGTATGGTGTGAGGGTATGCTATACGAACGTAAAGCACCTTTGACAATGACTGGAGTACAAGAGAGGGTGTCACAATGAATAGAGACATTGCCATTATTGGTATGGCTGGCAGGTTTCCCGATGCCCGTAATATCCCGGAGCTCTATCATAACCTGATGATGGTAAAGGACTCTGTTGGAGATATCTCAGCAGACCGAATCAAGGGAAGTACTTTATCTCCAGAAGGAAGTTATATGAAGCTGGGTTATCTGGATGATATTGATAAATTTGACTATACGCTGTATAACATTTCTCCGGCGGAAGCCGCAACTATGGACCCTACCCAGCGAATGTTACTGGAAGTGGTCTACGAAGCAATGAACAATGCCGGTTATAATCCGGACAGATTCAGGGGTTCCAATACCTCTGTTTTTTTGTCTGAAGTAAATTCTGAATACTACCTGCTCGCTGATGAATTCGTGGACACTCTGGTTACAGGGAATTCCAAGATGTTTCATGCCGCACGGATTTCCAGAGAGTATGACCTTACCGGGAATGCGCTGATGATCGACACCGCGTGTTCCTCTTCGCTTGTTGCGCTTCATTTGGCCTGCAATGAGCTGATGCTGGGGGATTGCGAGCAAGCGGTTGTCTGCGGATCGAATTTATATTTATTTCCATACCGGAATAATAGCTTTGAGTTGGATCTGTGGTCACCCGATGGTGTTTCAAGAGCATTCTCGGATAGAGCGGAGGGCATGTCCAGAGGGGAAGTGATGGCAGCGGTCCTGTTAAAACCTCTGGATCAAGCCATCGCTGATAAAGATATCATTCATGCCGTTATTAAGGCTACAGCTGTTAATCAGAACGCCAGACATTCTTCAAGCTTAACCGCTCCGGACAGCAGAGCCCAGGCGGAGGTGATCAAGTCTGCCTGGAGAAAGTCCGGCATTAATCCTCTGGAGATTGGATATATTGAAGCGCACGGATCCGGTACGCAGCTTGGTGACAGCCTGGAGGTTGAAGGTCTAAATATTGCCTTTGCCGATTATACGGATCAGAAGCGAATTTGCCCAATCTCTACTATAAAAAATAACATTGGTCATTCAATGGCTGCAGCAGGACTGAGCGGGCTGATTAAGTGTGTCCTTACCTTGAAAAGCGGGCTGATCTTTCCAACCGCCAACTTTGAACGGTCGAATCCCATCATTGATTTCGGAAACTCTGCGGTGTTCATCTCCGAGAAGGTTATGGAGTGGGGGGCTGACAAAAAATATGCTGCGGTGACTTCTCTGGGTGCCAGCGGAACCAATTGCCATGTGGTCCTCGCAAAGGCACCAGCAGCTGAGGAATACCGCTTGCCCGCGCCCCGGATCGGACATCCGATTCTGATCTCTGGAAAAACCAAGGAGGTATTACGCAATAATATCAAGGCACTGCACGCTCACCTGAAGGCTGACGCGGATCGAATTTCATTAGAAGATATCAGTTATACCCTGATTAAGGGCAGAAAGCATTATGATTACCGCTTCTCTACTGTGGTCTATGATGTAGAAGCGTGCCTTGCTGAGCTTGAAGCCTACTTGATGAGGGAGACCACGGCTGATTATCAAGCGCCCACTACGACTAAGCTGATCTTTGTTTTTTCGAATGATCATATCTCTTATGACTGTATAGAAGAATTCAAGAGCAAATACCCTTATTTTGCCGAGAGATTGTCCTCTTGCCTAGACCTGATCCCGGAGCGGAATGAGAGCATTATTAGCTTTGCGTCGCAGTTCGCCTTCTATCATCTATTAGGTAATTATGGAGTGACTACGAACCATATGCTGGGCCTTGGTGTTGGCAAATTCGTAACTGCGGTCATCTCCGGCTCCTTGACGCTTGAGGAAGGCTTGAAGCATGCATACAGCTATCAACCGGAGCCTATCGCTGATTTGGAGACAAGGGCTGAAATGCTGGTTGAACGCGAGACCAGAGATGGGGCGGCTGTCTTCGTTGAAATAGGACCGGCCGGAGCTTTGATGCAGATACTGGTTCACAAATTGGAACAGAACCACAGGAACTACCGGGTGTTTGACCTATCCGAGAAGTCTGTTAAATATGGTGCTATCCCTGGTATTATAGATTTCTTGTATACTTCCGGGCTCCAACTGAATTGGGATACGTATGGTAAATACAGTTTTGCCCGCCGGATTGAGCTGCCGCCCTATCAGTTTCAAAAGATTCGTTGCTGGCTGCGGGAGCAGCCCAAAGAACAATATGACGATCCCAAAGTACAAATGCTTGCACAAGCTGCTGCTTCCTCACAAGCTGCAGTCTCCATACCTGTGTTGCAAAAAGGCTCTTATATCCATCAGAGAATCTCAGGTATTTGGAGTGAGCTGGTGAACGGGCAGAGCATCTCTGATTCGGACAACTTTTTCGACATTGGCGGCGATTCATTAACAGCCACACGAATGATTATAGAACTGAATAGAGAATTTGATCTGAAGCTAAGCTTTGAAGATGTTTTTGATTTCCCTACGATCAGTCTTTTGGGTAGCTATATCGAAAGTATCTTAAGCCTGGAACAAAAAGTGATGTCTGTATGGAAGGAAGTCTTGAAGACGGATAAGATCCGCAGGGAGGACAACTTTTTTGAGCTTGGCGGGCATTCTCTGATGGCTAATCAGATTCTGCTGCGGTTAAGGAAGCTCTTTGAAATAGACTTGAATTTTGAGGATATTTTTGAATATCCCGTAGTCTCGCAATTATCCGGGTATATTGGGCAGCGCATGGCGTCTGATCAAAAAGACGGTCTTAAAGACATTGCTGTTGCGCCTGAGGCTGACAGTTATAGTCTATCTTTTGCACAGAAGCGCATCTGGATTCTAAGTCAATTCACGGAAGGAAGCCTGGCCTACAATACTACCGGCGCATACCTTCTGGAAGGAGTGGTGCAGCCCGAAGCTTTCGGGAAGGCATTGGACGCTTTGGTGAACAGACACGACAGCCTGCGAACTGTATTTGCGATGATAGACGGGGAGCCGCGGCAACTGATCAGATCAGCGGGTGAGCTGAATCTCCCCTTAGAACTGCTGGATTATAGGGGCGAAGCGGACGCAGACCTTATGCTGCAGGCACTTGTACAAAAGGAAGAAGCGACAGCCTTCGACCTGAGCAACGGGCCGCTGCTCAGGGCCCAATTAATTGCCTTAACCGATACTAAAAGTATATTCCTATACACCATTCATCATATTATCAGCGACGGATGGTCGATTGAAATTATGTGCAACGATTTAATCCAGCTATACAGCGCCTTTGCAGAGGCTAAAGAGAACCCGCTGAAGCCTCTTGAAATTCAATATAAGGATTATGCAGCTTGGGAAAATAAACGGTTCATCTCCGGTGAACTTGTGCTCCAAAAAGAATATTGGCAAGGGCGGTTCAACGGAGATCTTCCGGTACTGCAGCTTCCCCAAGACCAGGTCCGGCCGGCGATGCAGACTTATAACGGCAGCAAGCTTGCGTTCGAAATATCCGGGGTACGTGCCGAAGGATTAAGGCAGATGTGCAAGAAGTATGATGCCACATTGTTTATGGTTTTGCTTACCGCTGTAAAAGCCTTATTGTTCCGTTATTCCGGGCAAACGGATATTATTGTCGGTACCCCTGTTGCCGGCAGAAGCCATCCTAGACTTGAAGACCAGATTGGCGTCTTTGTGAATACCCTGGCTATGCGGACTGTATTCCATGAATCGGATTCATTTGAAGCTTTGCTTGCCGGAGTTAAGGGGACAGCATTAGAAGCCTACCGGAATCAGGATTATCCGTTTGACGTATTGGTAGAGGAATTGAAGCTGCCGCGCGATTTCAGCCGCAGCCCGCTATTCGATGTCATGGTGGTTTTGCAAAATACGGGTACGCTTCAGGAACCGCTGCCGGTGGCCGGGGGCTGGACAGCTTCGAAATATGAACTGGATCAGGCTACCAGCAAATTCGATTTGTTGTTTGAATTTATAGAATCAGGCAGCGGGATTAGCGGGGTTATTGAATATAATACGGACATTTACTTTAAGGACCGGATCGAGCGGATGGTTGGCCACTTCCTCCTGATGCTGGACAATATTATGCTCAGCCCCGGAACACCAATAGATCAGATTTCGTATATTGGTGCCGAAGAGAAGAGGCTAATACTAAGAGATTGGAATAATACAGCAAAATCCTATCCGTTAGAGACAGGCATCCATGAGCTATTTGAACAGCAGGCGAAGTTAACTCCGGCAGCTGTGGCGGTGATTGATGACCATTTATCCATGACATATCTGGAGCTGAACATGCGTTCCGACATGCTGGCAGCCCGGCTGCTGAAGCTCGGTCTTGCCAGGGAAGATATTGTGGCAGTGGAGTTAGAACGTTCAGCCGGGCTGATCATTTCAGTTCTCGCGGTACTGAAGGCAGGCGGAGCTTACCTCCCGCTTAGTCCGCAGCTGCCCTACGAACGAGCACAGTACATGGTTATGGACAGCGGGGCTAAATTCCTGATTGGCCGGGAAGATAAACAGTATACCAGTAAATGTAAATATATGGATATTCAAATGGATATTCAAGTGGATAGCCTGCTGGCAACGGATGCCGCGCTTCCTTCATTTCCAGAGATCCCCACTTTTCCAGGCCATAAAGGAACAGATTTGGCTTATATTATTTACACCTCAGGGACGACCGGGAACCCTAAGGGAGTCATGATTGAGCACAGATCTGTAGTTAACCGTCTCAGTTGGATGCAAGAGCGGTATCCGCTGGATGAGGGCGATATTATCTTACAGAAGACTTCCATTATGTTCGATGTGTCGGTATGGGAATTGTTCTGGTGGATGTTGTCTGGTTCCTCGCTTTGCCTCTTATCCCAAGGGGAGGAGAAGAATCCGGATGCCCTGATCCGCACCATAGCCAAACATAACATAACAACCATTCATTTTGTGCCTTCTATGTTTGACGCCTTTTTGGATGTTGTTGAAGCTTCGGGCAGTGCAGGGCAACTGCAGGCGTTAACCCGTGTTTTTTGCAGCGGGGAAGCCTTGAAACCGAAGCAGGTGGAACGATTTAATCACATTCTGAGGGGAGTCTCCGGTTGT is a window encoding:
- a CDS encoding type I polyketide synthase, whose protein sequence is MSKDSSKQTETGLEIAVIGMAGRFPGAGNIEEFWANLRSGTESISVFSDEELLAAGVEKKLLNQPNYVKAKGVLDQVDQFDAAFFNYFPKEAQMMDPQIRLFHESVWEALEDAGYVPDEFMGQIGLFAGASTNMYWEMLGIATALENPADQFAAVNLIDKDFLCTQISYKLNLRGPSVFVKSACSTSLLSIHLACRAILMGECDMAVAGGVTVELPHKNGYLYQEGMILSPDGHCRSFDAKANGIVGGEGTGVVVLKSLKKAVRDGDHIYAVIKGSAINNDGSRKAGYSAPSVEGQAEVIRAAQRMARVEPQSISYIEAHGTGTSLGDPVEIEGLRRAFGSEAKGFCAIGSVKTNIGHLDSAAGVASFIKTVLALKNKELPASLHFENANPEIDFANTPFYVNTSLKKWEHNHYPLRSGISAFGTGGTNVHMILEEAPISDSAADERGIAQPCLLILSAKTDAALNQMTTRLAAHLEQYPELDLRDAAFTLQTGRKQFLNRRIVVCTNAQEAIDRLKRPEASNTKLCSGKKKIVFMFPGQGSQYVEMGKGLYETEPVFREELDQCFNILQQLGHVNIHEVLYPVEHTDSADQQIRRTDIVQPLLFSFEYALAKLLMHWGIRPDAMIGHSIGEYTAAALSGVFTLKDALSLVVQRGRLMQRLPAGQMLSVPLSESELRPLLGTALSLAAVNSPGHCVVSGSEEAIAELRQQLKMRGCDSGLLHTSHAFHSSMMEPILADFEGYVGQTSIHDPVIPFISNLTGNWITAQECTDSSYWSSHLRNTVRFADGIGTILQEGESLFIEVGPGNVLSTFCRKQIHNDQYSLVNMVKHPYESAPDRQVMLEALGRMWLSGVNINWKQLYASRTGKKISLPTYPFERQRYWLEGSPLELLGRQKTVGSQTVNGEAMGSSTPAEPGTAQKLEFSEWFHVPFWERAAPLQGRQPLVDRRAILVFGDVNTSLYVNLSARLEAEGCLVIGVDRGAQFTACTDNRFLINPECYEDYKALFGQLNREGIYPVQMIHLWNTGNEFSETFPGEISHVINTGFYSLIHIAKAFDEEGSGTKTELMIITSGMCEVSGECLPRPDRSLVMGPFGVIPLEYPNISCRIIDIQTSGLKKWTRTRLEDLLAAEILSTDGRNVMVALRGTERWIRAFKPYTAEPAEFGGRLRPGGVYLITGGLGGVGLLLAEYISRSVNAKIVLLGRTELPPRDKWEEWVSLNGPDHKISQAILRLKGLEQSGSEISLWTADVADRTRMVEVVEQIQERLGSINGIIHAAGIADGGTIRQRTSQLSEEVFAAKVRGTLVLDSVVDVRELDFIVLCSSLASVIPAVGDVAYSAANAFLDAYANYKSQKDGVFTVSINWDGIKEVGMTVETAKRIAQNLEIQDYRILLKHDENTLEPQEVPQVFARLLGASALNVMVSTTALAPRIVRPSTPKTEVAIEASADVADYNAETSAWGKEVGRTIAGIFQEKLGVTSIRLEDDYFALGVDSLALVQIYSVIHNIYPGKLNVHHLFDCKTINGLVDIITGDEAGNKTAALEEAINIIEF
- a CDS encoding carbamoyltransferase N-terminal domain-containing protein, whose translation is MRICGLKLTHDGAVAVIEDNKLVFCTEMEKIDNQKRFTGIEDTSLISDLLQQEGMEVSSIDVFAVDGWGGDDQDSLALQPRLEIGREHNFLSAYNEAVPYQLPVARYEEESLKHDILQEWNFAGLKIKETSVEYTSYLHVSGHAASAYCTSPFAHNKESSYILIWDGGMFPRLYFFDVSKRAFENLGPVFMFIGNIYTIFSQHFGPFKVSGNFAKDNLSVAGKVMAYIALGQTRRELFDIFDDIYANHYDAPMGFANIFANEFKKRIAGMGYSDEDILQSFHVYLEELLVSKLEKKIQRFPRGSRNLCFAGGCALNIKWNSALRSSGIFDEIFVPPFPNDSGSAIGVACLAMLRQGAHPALEWSVLGGPMIVANEPAEGWNSRECSVTELANLLYTTKEPVVFLNGRAELGPRALGNRSILADPTSPGMKDLLNQMKQRESYRPVSPICLEEKAKVYFDPGIKDPYMLFDHKVRLQFLDAIPAICHLDQTARLQTVNAEMNPVVAGLLSEYEQISGFPILCNTSANLNGSGFFPDVYSATLWNQTNYVWCEGMLYERKAPLTMTGVQERVSQ
- a CDS encoding non-ribosomal peptide synthetase; translation: MNRDIAIIGMAGRFPDARNIPELYHNLMMVKDSVGDISADRIKGSTLSPEGSYMKLGYLDDIDKFDYTLYNISPAEAATMDPTQRMLLEVVYEAMNNAGYNPDRFRGSNTSVFLSEVNSEYYLLADEFVDTLVTGNSKMFHAARISREYDLTGNALMIDTACSSSLVALHLACNELMLGDCEQAVVCGSNLYLFPYRNNSFELDLWSPDGVSRAFSDRAEGMSRGEVMAAVLLKPLDQAIADKDIIHAVIKATAVNQNARHSSSLTAPDSRAQAEVIKSAWRKSGINPLEIGYIEAHGSGTQLGDSLEVEGLNIAFADYTDQKRICPISTIKNNIGHSMAAAGLSGLIKCVLTLKSGLIFPTANFERSNPIIDFGNSAVFISEKVMEWGADKKYAAVTSLGASGTNCHVVLAKAPAAEEYRLPAPRIGHPILISGKTKEVLRNNIKALHAHLKADADRISLEDISYTLIKGRKHYDYRFSTVVYDVEACLAELEAYLMRETTADYQAPTTTKLIFVFSNDHISYDCIEEFKSKYPYFAERLSSCLDLIPERNESIISFASQFAFYHLLGNYGVTTNHMLGLGVGKFVTAVISGSLTLEEGLKHAYSYQPEPIADLETRAEMLVERETRDGAAVFVEIGPAGALMQILVHKLEQNHRNYRVFDLSEKSVKYGAIPGIIDFLYTSGLQLNWDTYGKYSFARRIELPPYQFQKIRCWLREQPKEQYDDPKVQMLAQAAASSQAAVSIPVLQKGSYIHQRISGIWSELVNGQSISDSDNFFDIGGDSLTATRMIIELNREFDLKLSFEDVFDFPTISLLGSYIESILSLEQKVMSVWKEVLKTDKIRREDNFFELGGHSLMANQILLRLRKLFEIDLNFEDIFEYPVVSQLSGYIGQRMASDQKDGLKDIAVAPEADSYSLSFAQKRIWILSQFTEGSLAYNTTGAYLLEGVVQPEAFGKALDALVNRHDSLRTVFAMIDGEPRQLIRSAGELNLPLELLDYRGEADADLMLQALVQKEEATAFDLSNGPLLRAQLIALTDTKSIFLYTIHHIISDGWSIEIMCNDLIQLYSAFAEAKENPLKPLEIQYKDYAAWENKRFISGELVLQKEYWQGRFNGDLPVLQLPQDQVRPAMQTYNGSKLAFEISGVRAEGLRQMCKKYDATLFMVLLTAVKALLFRYSGQTDIIVGTPVAGRSHPRLEDQIGVFVNTLAMRTVFHESDSFEALLAGVKGTALEAYRNQDYPFDVLVEELKLPRDFSRSPLFDVMVVLQNTGTLQEPLPVAGGWTASKYELDQATSKFDLLFEFIESGSGISGVIEYNTDIYFKDRIERMVGHFLLMLDNIMLSPGTPIDQISYIGAEEKRLILRDWNNTAKSYPLETGIHELFEQQAKLTPAAVAVIDDHLSMTYLELNMRSDMLAARLLKLGLAREDIVAVELERSAGLIISVLAVLKAGGAYLPLSPQLPYERAQYMVMDSGAKFLIGREDKQYTSKCKYMDIQMDIQVDSLLATDAALPSFPEIPTFPGHKGTDLAYIIYTSGTTGNPKGVMIEHRSVVNRLSWMQERYPLDEGDIILQKTSIMFDVSVWELFWWMLSGSSLCLLSQGEEKNPDALIRTIAKHNITTIHFVPSMFDAFLDVVEASGSAGQLQALTRVFCSGEALKPKQVERFNHILRGVSGCELINLYGPTEATIDVSYYDCPSELSIDKVPIGRPIHNLNLYITDRHQQLQPIGVPGELCIAGVGVARGYVNNPELTSRSFVPVPSGDAHPEPRLMYRTGDSAMWLPNGEIVYLGRQDNQVKIRGYRIEPAEIENRLLLLKGIHRALVTVKTFNGETSLIAYVVTEADIKIQEVKSALSSFLPDYMIPAYFVQLDDLPVSANGKADISNLPLPVFEKNREENMPKNRIEAELVRLWSEVLQIDPVHIGRDQNFFELGGSSLKIIALDNRINEYFAQKIPVEMLFKYPTVELFAQYLAPGETSHTLADEKIDEAVNMLEEWVFQLEDEIF